The genomic segment GTTGGGGGGCGGCTCTGGCTCAGGAACACAGTGCACGTGCTCCAGGCAGGCACAGCGTGTGGGGTGGAACAGAGCCAGATTGCAGCCAGGTCTGGGGTTTGCCCCCAGCACACTGTGCCCCAGGTGCGGGGCACAGAGTTGGTGTCTGTGGCCCAGCTCTGTTTTGAGGTGCATCCTGGTAGGGAAAGTAACCAGCTGTCTCTTGACCACATCAGTGGCCCCCAGCCACACCTGGCTTGGGGACACAGAGTAGCTGTCTGCTGCATCATCAGATCCAGAGTCACTCTCCATCTTGATAGGCACATCAAGCGACAGAGTGGGGCTGCACAGACTTCCGGGGGGCACCAGTTCGCCTCCAAACTTGGTGTCCTGGGTACAGTAGCCCCCCACCGCAAGCCGCTGTCCTCGAGGAGGAGGGAGCCCGTTCTCCAGGCTCCTCTGGGGCAGGGGGAAGCTGGCGGGAGGCAGCCCCTGAGCTTGGCCTCCGTCCCGCAGGGTTCTGCCCAGCCGGCCAGTGTAGGCACTGGGGAGACGGTTTGATGGGTGAGAGACAAGTGGGCTACCTGAAGCAGTGAAGCTGTCAGTGTGGACGATGCCCTGGGCGCCTGCTTGCCCAGGGAATGGACCCCCCATGCTGGGCTCCAGCTTCAGCCTGGTGCCACCCTCCTGCCCTAGCGCCCCAGTCATCCAGTGCAGCTGCTGAGCTGGTCCTGCTGCCTCCAAGTGGCGATCATAGGCGTGACCCTCCCTGCGCCACCTCGCTGTGCTGGAGCCTCCGGGCGCCCTCCCGCGGCCCTCTCCTGCCCCGCCCCTGCAGAGGGGAGATGGCTGTCACCAGAGCACGGAGGGGTCTGCAGAGGCACCAAGTTAAAGCGGTACTGACTAAGCTGCCGGGCTGCCACGGGCCAGCCCATGGTACACTAAGGCTTTTACCCCCTGGCACCCTGTGGTGCCAGCCCAGCACCTTCTCTTCTGTCTTGACCCTCCCACGGTCTCCTGGATGGCCAGGTGAGGCTCTGAGGGTCCAGGGACGGGGTAGGTGCAGGAAGCAGTGTGTGCCGCCCACTGACTCCTCCAGATGTCGCTGGGGTACACACCACAGGACCAGGGTCACACAAACCCACTGCTACAGACActggaaggggtgggggtctGGTGCAAAGGGCCCCTCAGAAAGTGGAGCAGACAGATACAGTCCCTGGCAGTGCCACCAAAGCCCTCCCGGCACTGCACGGCACCAGGGCTGGCACATGCAGGGACGGGGGCTGGTGCCCTGAGGCCAGGCAGCCAGACCAGTCCTCCAAGAGGAGACCCTGGGTAGAGCTGGGGTGGGACAGCAGGCAGGGGCATCTGTAAGTGGGCTGTGGAGGAGAGGTGCAGACAGTTTCTCAGTAAAGGGAGAGGTTGGGCAGACACCCAGTGTCCTGGCTACAGTGAGGTGGTGAGGGGTGGTGTGAGCAGGGGACTGTGGAACCTGGCAGTCCCGGCGGAAGTCCCTACTGCCCTCCGGGCCCCAGCAGTGTAATGACCGCTTCCCCAGGGAGAAGCGTGTTGGGCATGTGTGTGGATCTGCATGGTTCTGCAGCAGCAAGGCCTGGCTCTCCTGCCTGAGGCTGCCAGGCCAGCCACCAGCTCTTCCTTCCTCAAGCCCAGCTGTGAGTTAGTGAGGCGCCCAGCTGGGCAGGGCACCACTTACCCTGAGGCCACCCTGGGGTCCAGGACACTGTCGGGGCCACCCCTGAGGCAAGGGCACGTGGCTCTGGCAGGAAGCTGGGCCCAGCGGTCACCATCCGTCTGTGCCCTGAACACCGACAGGCCGTTTTCTGCACTGTTTCTTCCTGCGGGGATTTAGGGGAGGGTAGAGCCATCACTGGGGACCTGAGCACCCAGACCCACGGTATCCCAAACAGGGAGGCGAcgacctgggctctgggcccagaCACCAAGGCCCTCCAGAATAGCACATGTGTGGAACCAGGGACCAGGGACAGGGAGAGCCTGCTGAGCGATACATGAGTTTTACCCACTTAGGAGTTGAGAAGGTAAATGTTAAAGTACCTGCTGAGTGGTTGGGCTTCACGTGTGATTCTGGCTCACACTGACTTTGGGCTTTTGCTCTGCAAAGAACAGATAACAAACAGGAGGTCACATGTGTGCTGAGGCAGACACAGCCTGGCAGGGCCACTGTCACGCCTGAGGGGGCAGACAGGGCCACTCACACCTTTGAAGTGTGACCCAGTGTAGTCTTTCCTCAGGCTTGCTGGCAATTTCAATGCACGTCACTTTTCAAGTCAATGAAGGGCTGACAAATTTGCTCCAGAAAGTAGACCTAGTCCACACAGGATGACTCCCAGTGCCTTTGCTTTTTCTGGATGAAAGGAGAGGGAGGCggggaagagaggagagggcGGAGCAGGGACCAGAGGAGAGACAGGAGGCAGGTCCTGCTCAGCTGGGATGGTGCAGGTGGGCAGCTCACATTTTTGCCttctgcacctcccaggagtgaCTCAGAGCCCAAGCACTGATCCAAGTAGAAACAGGCTGCAGCAGCGGGAGGATTTCAAGCGCATTCCTGCGGGAAGGCCACGCAGGGCCCAGGAAGACAGTCCGTGAGTGCGGGGCCTCACCAGAGCTCTGACGTGGACAGACCCCAGACGGGTTTTTGAGCCCAGAGGGAGGCGGCTGTGGTGCTGGGGCTGAAAGCTAGGCAGGCATTCAGGTCGGGGCAGGTGGGAATTCAGAGCTGTGAGGACCCCAGGGAGCGCCTTTCCTAAGACAGGTTGGAATCACCCTTCTCTGCGCTGCCCCAGCTCTGCAATCCCGAGGTAAGTGTTCGTACAGCATATGGACTGATCTCAGTGGCCTTATGTGAAGCTTAATGTACAAATCCTCACATGCCTCTGAGGTCAGTCTAGGCATCTGGTCCACGGAGGTGCCCGCTCTGCCATCCACACCTGCTGCCCACAGAGCTCACAGCACGTGTGCAGCTTGCACCTCCCTGTGTTGTGCCCCGGGGGGCTTGGGAGCCCAGCCTGCACCCTGACCTCTAAGGGAAGTGGGGAGGTAGGATTTCCCTTCTTGTTTTTAGTACTGGAGACACACGTGGTAAAGAGAAAGCTCCTTGTGCGCTTCAGTCAAGATAAGCAAGCCTTAAAAATAGAAACCtctgagacagtaaatgaaagCAGAGCAATGCACAGAACACAAGTGTCAGGCCTCCGCCCTGGGCCCCATGCACATGGCAGCCTGGCAGTGGCCTCTGCACCTGGCTCACTCGCAAGGTTCTGCTTTGCCACTCACTTCACAGTTTTCCGTGGATTCTGTTTTCCCTCCCTCATGACATTGTGTATCTCTAAAATTAAGGAAGTATGCATATTTAATACACTCTGAAAGCTGCAGTTTCAGCACGCTGGCACGTGTCGGGGTGCCCAGAGGGGCAGCTCAGCCACCCTCCATCCATGCACCCTGACCAGCTTCTGCCACGGAGGCAGAGGCTCCAGTTGCAGACCTGAGGCCAACCACATCCGAGTTGCAAAAATGAGAGGTGACCCCAAGGAACAGGGAGCAGAATGACCCTCCCCATGCAACTTCAGCTTCCCACCTGGCCAGACAGTTGCCCCAGGAAGCCAAAGATGAATTCTGGGTGCTGACCAGGAGTGAACACTCACACCCCAGTGGGGACATACAGGAGCCCGGGGGCTTGCAAGGAAGCCGTGGGGCTCACCCCCTCCCAGGGTTGTGGATGGGTGAACAGGGATTCCTGGGAGTGGGCTGCATGCCCACCTCCTAAAAGGGCAGCTGCCGGCTCTCAGTGTAAGTGGGAGCCGGGTGTGGGGCCAGGGTCTTCCTGAGGCTGTCTTGGGCAGGCCGCGAGCCCAGGAGTCCCAGCACCAGATTGCTGGCCCCACACGAAGCCAGTGCAGAGCGGCTctcccggccagtgccaggggcCTGGCAGCTGGGTCCATGCTTGGTCGACCCAGCACTCAGCCCAACTCGAGTGGCTATTCCAAGCCCAGCAGCTCTCAGCTGATGCAGCACTTAAGGGGTGAGCTGGGGCAGGGCCGGGGGGGCTCCTCTGCAGCTGCTAGCTCCACTCGACCCCACTGTGGGGACCATCACAAGGGACAGAGAAATAGACTGGGTACGCAGGGACCTTTTGACATCCTGCACCTAACCCATTCCAAGAAATTACAGATGTGAGCTGCCTACAAAAATTCATATAATGTGTTTTTTGCTCCTGAAAGGCTGATTTTTTTGTTCCTGAAAGGCAGTGGTACCATATCCCTACCTCCTGGACATCACCTCTGGCATTTGGGCACCACTGTGTATGAAGGGGGCGTGGCCCAGAGAAGTAGAGGAGGCTGCTGGCCCTGACCTTCCACCCCATGGCAAACACAGGCTTGGGTGCCTCTCCTGAGCTGCATCTGGGTTCAGGGACTCGGTGATGAAGGCAGCATGCAGCCTGTCACAGGTCACAAACATTAGTTTGAAAGTGCATCATTTTTCTAAGAGTGGTTTCCTACACACTGTActagctttaaaataaaaaagctctCATTTTATTGCTTGctggaaatgaagaaaacagacagaaaataccaATTCCAAAGCACTTGTCTCAACCCTGACTCTTACCTTGCATCCGTCAGGGCTGAGATGTCCGCCCCGTGCTTCAGCTTCAAGAATGTGCTCTTCACTTTCGTCTCGGCagtggagggaaggagggcaggTGCCGCGGTGCAGAACAGCGAGAGCCGAGGGGGCAGAGCAGTCCCTGAGGGAGCTTTCCTTTTCTGTCCAAACAGGAATTTCAGTTTTCCTTGAAACTGCATCGCCTGGcaattcagagacagaaacaaAGACCTATTTGCAGAATGAATGAGGGCACCATCAAGGGCTCAGAACACATTCTTGGGATGGAAACTTGGAGAACCATCTATTCAGTCACTAAGGAGATGTGAGCGAGCAGTCCCTACATGCTCAGAATCTCGGGGGCCTTCGGAATGACTCAGGTTTCCTGGATTCTCTTGAACGCCCTGACAAGCATGCTCCTGTGCATGCATTCTGGGGCGTGTGGATGTGTGAGCCGACCTCCCCACGCTGGCAGGGAAGGTGCACTGAGTTGGGCTGACCCATGAGCCACCAGTTAATCCCTGAGTAGGATTTGCTGGAGCAAAAGTCCCCAAGGACCGTTCTAGCTGTAACCCTCCATTTCCAAATTATTAGTCCTTTATTCATGATGATAAACTTAGTGACAATTGGATTTTGTTTATCTAGACTTTATAGTGTGagttaaaaacaacaaatatctAGGGGTTTGTGATAAAACATAAAAGATCTCACTATAATGCAACAGCTAATCTATAATTGACTTAGTTACCAAACACTTTTGAGGGTCCTCCTTCCCTTGATGGAAGAACAATGTGGCCCCACTCTGTTCCTGTCTTTCCAACATCTGTCCTTCCATCATCCATCACCTCCCCATCCATCACCTTCCCATCCTCCATCCTTCCATTCCTTCATCCGTCATTCAACACCTACCCATCCATCATCcaccatccatccgtccatcctcCCACCTTCCATTCCTCCAACCACCCATCACCctcccatccttccatccatccctccttccAACCACTCACCCATTCACCTCTCTGTCTCCCTGtttgtatatgggtttatttTGTGAGCAAACACTTGTAAAGCACTCGCTGATGCCAGTCTCATTGATGTGGAAGATTCAAAGTACTGCTGTGCTGGGATGTTAACATCCAGCTCTCCAGACAAAAGCCCTGGTTTGTAGTGTTAGCCAATGTCTTTGCTATTTCCATTGTAGCTGATCTCAGTCTACCAGCCTAATGTCAACCAGCTCTCCAGATTCCTGATATTCTACCCATGGGCTCTCCTGGGCAGTAACACAGTGCTGCCCAGACCCGGGGAAAGGGTGGCTCTCTGCAGTCACGGTGGGGCTGGAAAGAGCCTGCAGGTCACATGGGGCCTGCACTCAGCTCCTGTGCTGGGGGGCCTGGGCCTTTCCAGGGCTGCAGCGCTGAATTCAACCGTGACGTGTAATCACCCACTTACAAACTACTTGCttatttgctgctttgttttataGCTTCAATTCAACCTACATTTCAACCTCTGCTTGACTGAAGTAAGATCCCTCCAATTTTAGTTCTTCTGGAAATAAGAGATTCTAACTTACTAGGAATTGGTTGCccaattgaaaaaaatgaaaaacattatcaGCCAATAAATAGTAACTATCATAGTTTCCACCAAATGTAGATCAAAGtgttatcaaaataaaattatttatggtCAATAATTGCCTAAGGAAAGGTGAGCAGTTAGTGGTATGTGTGGTAGCAGAAGATCCAGGACCCATGTGCTTTCCTTAGGAAGGGTCCAGGTCAGGTGAAAATCCTGCAGAAACAGACACACAGGAGGAGCCTCTGCTGTGGGGCCGAGCTGGGCTTGGGTCCTCACTGTCAGCCACCAGGGACCCTCGGCACTGTCCCTTGGGATCAGGGGAATGAATTCAGGGAGCGTGAAGCTACCACTTCACTGTTGATGGGTGAAGCCAGACTACTGCCTTAAAGGCTGTGGGGCAGCCTGGAGCCACTCGGTAAGCTGCCCCCACTCTGCAAGAAAGCAGCTCGGCAGTTTTGGGGGCCTGAGGCAGGTGACAGGTCCTCTGGAGGCCGAGCATCCCCAGTGGGGACCCGGGTTTGGAGAGGGGTCAGCAGGTGAAGCTCAGGGCCCAGAGCACACACAGAAATGGGGGACGACCCTGAGTCCTGGGGAGGGCCCCCAAGCTCAGCTCCCTCACACAGGTCAGTGGAGAGCAGGAGGCTGGGGGCCCCTTCAGGAGGTACATGGGGTCGGAGCGGTGACCTCCGGGAAGGGGGCTGGGGACCCGCAAAGGGTGTTCATTCTGGTCTTCATTCTCTGCTCTTGTGAAGTGACTGGATTTGTACTATGTACAAGCAacgtttacatttttaaaaagttcatacaAAACCAAAACTAACCAACAGGAAAGGCAGTAGAAACTACAGCCCTCTGCCCACACCTGGCAAGGGGATGCTGGCCACATGTTCTAAGGGGCTTTGCTCCTCAGCAGGACCCACGGACGACTCTAGGAGCCATCTGGGTGTGCATCTCCCGAAAGTGGGCTGGGGCTTGGGGTGGCTGGAGGAGCCATGGAGCCCCTCAGGCCTGTGGCCTGGAAAGGCCCTCGTGCACCACGAAATGTGGTGGGGCCCTCCAGGAGCAGGACACTGAGACCTGCAGGGGTGGCTGGGCCGATCCTGGGCTCACCCTGGTCTGTAGGGGCTTTTGAAGGGCCCTCTCTTCAGAGCCATCAGGAGACATCTACCTAACACCCACTCCCCTCTGGGAGCCCTGAGGGAAGTCGCCAACTCTGGCCTAAAACTAAACTCCAGGATGACCCCCACAGGATCCCAAAGTCAAGGTGGGGGACACTGACCCCCAGTGGGGCTGGGGACCGGTGTGCAGAGGTCCTGGGAGTGGGAGAAGCTCCCTGGTGGCCTGCCCAGCAGCAACAGGCCCAGGGGCCCCAGGGTCAGAGGTCCTGGTGTTGTACTGTTGCCTCAAGGACTAGCCGGGGGCTCTTGGGAGAGTCGCAGGATGGGCTGGGGCGGGGGCAGCAGGTGAGGCTCTGGGTCTGTGTGGAGGCCTGAGGTGCATGCCTTTCAGCTCCCAGGAGATTATCTCCTTCTTCCATCTATCTTTTCCTGGAGGAGCTGGTCAAGCATGGGGAGTGGAAACCCCAGCATCTATTTGCAAGAGAAGTGGGGAAGCCAGGACCAGGCAGGAGGCCTCTGGGCTTCGGTGCCCCAAGCTCACTGCTGGGTGTAGGCACTGGGAGAGCTTTTCAAAGGAGTTTTGGTGGTGGAAGAGCTAGACACAAATAGGACCGGCTACTAATCTGAAACCTGCCGGGAAGCTTCCCCCCATCCCCTCGCACCCTGCAGCTCCCTCAGCGCCTCCTGCTTTCCCCCCGCCCTGCAGACCCCCGACCCCCCACTCTGCaaccccccagccccccagcgcCCTCTCCGCAGCCCCCAGCAGCTCCCCAGCGCCCCCCCTCCCCCCGCACTCACCAGGAAGCCCGAGGTGCTGTCCAGCAAGCAGCGCACGCGGCAGACGAAGCAGCGCGTCAGGAAGGCCGAGTACTCGGCGGGCGATCCCGCGCCGCCCTCCTGGGCCCGGAGGAGCCTCCCCAGCGCGGCGTCCTCCGCTGCCCGAGGCGTCGGCACCGCGCGGCCGGGCGGGAGAGACCGAGATGAGCGCAGGCCCCCCCGCCGCCCGCCCTCCGCCCTGGAATCCGCGCCACCGGCCGCGCGCGGGACTCGGGGCCGTGGCGCGTGGGGCGCCTGGGGCTTCCCGGGCGGGGCTCCGCCCCCCGCGTGAGAGGGAACCGCGCCGCCCCTGCGGTCCGAGGTCGGCGGACACTAATAAACCGAATGTGGCCCCAGGGCCTTCCCGGAAGGCTGCCCCGAGGGCCCGGCTGCGCTGAGCCGCCAGCTCAAGGCTTCCCGCCGAGGACCTGGCACCCTGGCCGAGCACGGGGCAGCCGCCGACTCGCGGGCGCGGGGACCGCGGCGGGTTCCTCTGGGGAGGGGGCGCGGGGCACCGCGTTCAGGGTGCAGGCGGAGGGGGATCAGGGCCGGCGCATCTCCGCGGAGCGTGCTGCCTTCCCCGGCGGCGGCAGACCCACCTGCCTCTGAGCGCAGGGGCCGCCCGAGCGCCGCGTGCGGAGGGTCCATGGCCCAGTGGAGCTGCCGACGGAAGTCCTGGCGGTCGTCCACGTGGATGTAGTCGTAGATGTTCTGGTGCAGGACGTCCGTCTGCAAGGGGCGAGAGGCGGTCAGCGGGTTTCCACAGGAAGACGCGGTGCAGGTCACGGTCATCAGCGTCGTCCGGGGTCGGAGGCTCCAGGCGGGAACGTGGGGCTGACGGGCAGAGACCGGCTCAAGGCGGAAGGGGCGCCCCAGGCCCGCCCTCCAGCCCGAGCCCCAGGGGCTGCATGATCCCAAGTGTGCTGCCCTCCCAGGGGCGCCTTCCCAGCCAACCCGTGACCAGGGGCGGCGCTCGCTGAACAGCGCCTGTCGTGAACCC from the Manis pentadactyla isolate mManPen7 chromosome 2, mManPen7.hap1, whole genome shotgun sequence genome contains:
- the AHRR gene encoding aryl hydrocarbon receptor repressor isoform X4, whose protein sequence is MTNQSHGQNHRTPTPWLKWKRRRRRQLPGRASAGPLNTPASLDIRAVLPPEPSLATPWPSDPAPCVCHGGALSSLGRCQGASRGLARMERQTPCRRVSRQGAGRQRRTQRSRMCGTGPGGLAAQVETGSRPAVGVLPPAVELTAGSRQALFSERRPWSRVGWEGAPGRAAHLGSCSPWGSGWRAGLGRPFRLEPVSARQPHVPAWSLRPRTTLMTVTCTASSCGNPLTASRPLQTDVLHQNIYDYIHVDDRQDFRRQLHWAMDPPHAALGRPLRSEAAEDAALGRLLRAQEGGAGSPAEYSAFLTRCFVCRVRCLLDSTSGFLAMQFQGKLKFLFGQKRKAPSGTALPPRLSLFCTAAPALLPSTAETKVKSTFLKLKHGADISALTDARAKAQSQCEPESHVKPNHSAGRNSAENGLSVFRAQTDGDRWAQLPARATCPCLRGGPDSVLDPRVASGAYTGRLGRTLRDGGQAQGLPPASFPLPQRSLENGLPPPRGQRLAVGGYCTQDTKFGGELVPPGSLCSPTLSLDVPIKMESDSGSDDAADSYSVSPSQVWLGATDVVKRQLVTFPTRMHLKTELGHRHQLCAPHLGHSVLGANPRPGCNLALFHPTRCACLEHVHCVPEPEPPPNFCAQGHQPPTLGRNCRAPGTLPVIKREPLDSPPWATHSQGRVSGTFPKSALATLMLPKAPEGTFLL
- the AHRR gene encoding aryl hydrocarbon receptor repressor isoform X3; amino-acid sequence: MIPPGECMYAGRKRRKPVQKQRPPAGAERTNPSKRHRDRLNAELDHLASLLPFPPDVISKLDKLSVLRLSVSYFRVKSFFQAMWEKSPRPPAAGAPSPGDSPHRRSPVLEGRLLLESLDGFALVVSAEGMIFYASATIVDYLGFHQTDVLHQNIYDYIHVDDRQDFRRQLHWAMDPPHAALGRPLRSEAAEDAALGRLLRAQEGGAGSPAEYSAFLTRCFVCRVRCLLDSTSGFLAMQFQGKLKFLFGQKRKAPSGTALPPRLSLFCTAAPALLPSTAETKVKSTFLKLKHGADISALTDARAKAQSQCEPESHVKPNHSAGRNSAENGLSVFRAQTDGDRWAQLPARATCPCLRGGPDSVLDPRVASGGGAGEGRGRAPGGSSTARWRREGHAYDRHLEAAGPAQQLHWMTGALGQEGGTRLKLEPSMGGPFPGQAGAQGIVHTDSFTASGSPLVSHPSNRLPSAYTGRLGRTLRDGGQAQGLPPASFPLPQRSLENGLPPPRGQRLAVGGYCTQDTKFGGELVPPGSLCSPTLSLDVPIKMESDSGSDDAADSYSVSPSQVWLGATDVVKRQLVTFPTRMHLKTELGHRHQLCAPHLGHSVLGANPRPGCNLALFHPTRCACLEHVHCVPEPEPPPNFCAQGHQPPTLGRNCRAPGTLPVIKREPLDSPPWATHSQGRVSGTFPKSALATLMLPKAPEGTFLL
- the AHRR gene encoding aryl hydrocarbon receptor repressor isoform X1 — its product is MTNQSHGQNHRTPTPWLKWKRRRRRQLPGRASAGPLNTPASLDIRAVLPPEPSLATPWPSDPAPCVCHGGALSSLGRCQGASRGLARMERQTPCRRVSRQGAGRQRRTQRSRMCGTGPGGLAAQVETGSRPAVGVLPPAVELTAGSRQALFSERRPWSRVGWEGAPGRAAHLGSCSPWGSGWRAGLGRPFRLEPVSARQPHVPAWSLRPRTTLMTVTCTASSCGNPLTASRPLQTDVLHQNIYDYIHVDDRQDFRRQLHWAMDPPHAALGRPLRSEAAEDAALGRLLRAQEGGAGSPAEYSAFLTRCFVCRVRCLLDSTSGFLAMQFQGKLKFLFGQKRKAPSGTALPPRLSLFCTAAPALLPSTAETKVKSTFLKLKHGADISALTDARAKAQSQCEPESHVKPNHSAGRNSAENGLSVFRAQTDGDRWAQLPARATCPCLRGGPDSVLDPRVASGGGAGEGRGRAPGGSSTARWRREGHAYDRHLEAAGPAQQLHWMTGALGQEGGTRLKLEPSMGGPFPGQAGAQGIVHTDSFTASGSPLVSHPSNRLPSAYTGRLGRTLRDGGQAQGLPPASFPLPQRSLENGLPPPRGQRLAVGGYCTQDTKFGGELVPPGSLCSPTLSLDVPIKMESDSGSDDAADSYSVSPSQVWLGATDVVKRQLVTFPTRMHLKTELGHRHQLCAPHLGHSVLGANPRPGCNLALFHPTRCACLEHVHCVPEPEPPPNFCAQGHQPPTLGRNCRAPGTLPVIKREPLDSPPWATHSQGRVSGTFPKSALATLMLPKAPEGTFLL
- the AHRR gene encoding aryl hydrocarbon receptor repressor isoform X2, with product MTNQSHGQNHRTPTPWLKWKRRRRRQLPGRASAGPLNTPASLDIRAVLPPEPSLATPWPSDPAPCVCHGGALSSLGRCQGASRGLARMERQTPCRRVSRQGAGRQRRTQRSRMCGTGPGGLAAQVETGSRPAVGVLPPAVELTAGSRQALFSERRPWSRVGWEGAPGRAAHLGSCSPWGSGWRAGLGRPFRLEPVSARQPHVPAWSLRPRTTLMTVTCTASSCGNPLTASRPLQTDVLHQNIYDYIHVDDRQDFRRQLHWAMDPPHAALGRPLRSEAAEDAALGRLLRAQEGGAGSPAEYSAFLTRCFVCRVRCLLDSTSGFLAMQFQGKLKFLFGQKRKAPSGTALPPRLSLFCTAAPALLPSTAETKVKSTFLKLKHGADISALTDARAKAQSQCEPESHVKPNHSAGRNSAENGLSVFRAQTDGDRWAQLPARATCPCLRGGPDSVLDPRVASGGGAGEGRGRAPGGSSTARWRREGHAYDRHLEAAGPAQQLHWMTGALGQEGGTRLKLEPSMGGPFPGQAGAQGIVHTDSFTASASPCPRGAWRTGSLLLEDSGLRWGATVPRTPSLEANWCPPEVCAAPLCRLMCLSRWRVTLDLMMQQTATLCPQARCGWGPLMWSRDSWLLSLPGCTSKQSWATDTNSVPRTWGTVCWGQTPDLAAIWLCSTPHAVPAWSTCTVFLSQSRPPTSVHRATSPQLWAATAEPLGPCLSSSGSPWTHPHGPLTARVGCPGHSPKVPWRH